A DNA window from Anaerocolumna sp. AGMB13020 contains the following coding sequences:
- a CDS encoding methyl-accepting chemotaxis protein, with protein sequence MKVDYNIKRVNKFNVLLIWGLSTILTGQAFISVGADYGIKVLIATYAAVAFSTLIGFISSRSPSMENICGVLIPFSVVLSASFLCHIMDGAITMRVFLIYTGTFAMATLYFKRSVLLFFGGLFNIFIITFFIFDPQGLLGDSHSVTEFITRIFCLNLMMFIFFFLTKWGSGYIDSALLKEKEALLMAERLEETLSVIEKNTQLLDDSVAKAYKHMQSIEMVSGQTTHVVEKIADGVSKEAESTSDIAGKAAVATAVVKETKEISLRAMNYSSEMKDIIRKNSEGIDEMLQNMQTVENAVGTAMSTVVDLQTSMEQINQFMSNITAIARQTNLLALNAAIEAARAGDAGKGFAVVAEEVRDLAEMSSTTVKEVLLVVDKLTEAAVQTYDKVQDGKEAVTAGTEIIVEVKERFDVLEENSMHINNEITEQDIKITEINNTFASILSELENISSLSADHAASTEEILASMEEQNQSIRITNEEMSAMSELSENLRNHLKK encoded by the coding sequence GTGAAAGTAGATTATAATATCAAGAGGGTCAACAAGTTTAATGTATTGCTAATATGGGGTTTGTCAACAATACTGACCGGACAGGCATTTATTTCAGTGGGAGCAGATTATGGTATTAAGGTACTTATTGCAACCTATGCGGCAGTTGCATTTTCCACTTTGATTGGGTTTATCAGCAGCAGATCCCCGAGTATGGAGAATATTTGCGGTGTTTTGATTCCTTTCTCCGTTGTTTTGTCAGCCAGTTTTCTTTGCCATATAATGGATGGTGCAATAACCATGAGAGTCTTCCTGATATATACGGGGACTTTTGCTATGGCAACGCTATATTTCAAAAGATCAGTACTTCTTTTCTTCGGCGGATTATTTAATATATTTATTATAACATTTTTCATCTTTGATCCCCAGGGATTATTAGGTGACTCACATTCAGTAACAGAATTTATTACAAGAATATTTTGCTTGAATCTAATGATGTTTATATTTTTCTTTCTTACAAAATGGGGCAGCGGTTATATTGATTCTGCGCTGTTAAAGGAAAAGGAAGCACTTTTGATGGCAGAAAGACTGGAAGAAACGCTTTCTGTTATTGAGAAAAATACACAGTTGCTGGATGATTCCGTTGCCAAGGCATATAAACATATGCAATCCATTGAAATGGTTAGCGGTCAAACTACCCATGTAGTAGAGAAAATAGCGGATGGAGTATCAAAGGAAGCTGAAAGTACCAGTGATATAGCAGGTAAGGCTGCCGTTGCTACTGCGGTTGTAAAAGAGACAAAAGAAATATCCCTGCGGGCAATGAACTATTCCAGCGAAATGAAGGATATCATAAGGAAAAATTCTGAGGGTATTGATGAAATGCTTCAGAATATGCAGACTGTTGAAAATGCAGTAGGTACTGCTATGAGTACCGTTGTAGACCTGCAGACAAGTATGGAACAGATTAATCAGTTTATGTCAAATATTACAGCGATTGCAAGACAAACGAACCTTCTTGCCTTGAATGCAGCCATTGAGGCTGCCAGGGCAGGAGATGCTGGTAAAGGTTTTGCAGTAGTAGCAGAGGAGGTAAGAGACCTTGCTGAAATGAGCTCAACGACCGTAAAGGAAGTGCTCCTGGTAGTTGACAAGCTGACAGAAGCGGCAGTTCAGACATATGATAAAGTACAGGATGGTAAAGAAGCCGTAACCGCCGGTACAGAAATAATTGTCGAGGTAAAAGAACGTTTTGATGTACTTGAAGAGAATTCCATGCATATCAATAATGAAATAACAGAGCAGGATATTAAAATTACAGAGATTAATAATACCTTTGCCTCTATTTTATCAGAACTGGAAAACATTTCTTCACTTTCTGCAGATCATGCTGCATCTACAGAAGAGATACTTGCTTCTATGGAAGAACAGAATCAAAGCATTCGAATAACCAATGAAGAAATGTCTGCTATGAGTGAATTGAGTGAGAATCTTCGCAATCATTTAAAGAAGTGA
- the rpsU gene encoding 30S ribosomal protein S21 gives MSNVIVKDNETLDSALRRFKRNCAKAGIQQEIRKREHYEKPSVRRKKKSEAARKRKFK, from the coding sequence ATGTCAAATGTTATTGTAAAAGATAATGAGACTTTAGATAGTGCTCTACGTAGATTCAAGAGAAACTGTGCGAAGGCAGGCATTCAGCAGGAAATCCGTAAAAGAGAGCATTATGAGAAGCCGAGCGTAAGACGTAAGAAAAAGTCAGAAGCTGCTCGTAAGCGTAAATTCAAATAA
- the yqfD gene encoding sporulation protein YqfD produces MVLLFIRWLQGYLLVRLKGMSTERFINLCSNRFIFLWDLKVTDNEYEFKIRLKDYYKLKPFARKTGTLPYIRKRYGLPFIIHTYRKRSGYVAGFLLFAVMLYILSLFIWDINVSGGYTYTQEAMVKFLKNNEIYPGLQKKHINSQAIEDLIRHSYNDIGWVSAEIKGTRLIIKITETNMPAPAVTATENCHIVASKDCIISQIVTRTGDPLVGIGDVVKKGDIIVSGVVNIIGDNETLVRKEPVIADADVIGKTFYEYKDKFSLNYIDKIYTGSEKKSYSLSFFLKKINLYRPRIPYEKYDIIGNEFTLHLNDEFYLPVSLTANRYLAYNEEKKKYTEAEAKALAEIKLKRFIKKLEENNVIILENNVEIAVKGNVCTANGKLVVLESVKDFKAIDDSEWRIIDTDESDRNDN; encoded by the coding sequence ATGGTATTATTGTTTATTCGTTGGCTGCAGGGATATCTGTTGGTACGGTTAAAGGGTATGTCTACGGAACGTTTTATAAATCTGTGCAGTAATCGTTTTATTTTCTTGTGGGATTTAAAGGTTACAGATAATGAGTATGAATTTAAGATCAGATTGAAGGATTATTATAAGCTGAAACCTTTTGCCAGAAAAACAGGTACATTACCTTATATAAGAAAAAGATATGGTCTGCCTTTTATTATACATACTTATAGAAAGAGAAGCGGTTATGTGGCAGGATTTCTGCTTTTTGCAGTTATGCTATACATATTATCCCTGTTTATTTGGGATATTAATGTTTCGGGTGGATATACCTATACACAGGAAGCAATGGTTAAATTCCTAAAAAACAATGAGATATACCCGGGACTTCAAAAAAAGCATATCAACAGCCAGGCAATTGAAGATCTTATAAGACACAGCTATAATGACATAGGCTGGGTATCTGCAGAAATAAAGGGTACAAGGCTGATAATCAAGATTACTGAGACAAATATGCCGGCACCTGCAGTAACAGCCACAGAAAACTGCCATATCGTCGCCTCTAAGGATTGCATTATATCACAGATTGTCACCCGCACCGGAGACCCTTTGGTTGGTATCGGAGATGTGGTAAAAAAAGGTGATATAATTGTATCTGGAGTGGTTAATATTATAGGTGATAATGAAACCCTGGTTCGAAAAGAACCAGTTATTGCAGATGCTGATGTTATTGGTAAGACTTTTTATGAATACAAAGACAAATTTTCCCTTAATTATATTGATAAGATTTATACCGGTAGTGAAAAGAAGTCTTACAGTTTATCATTTTTCCTGAAAAAAATAAATTTATACAGACCTAGAATTCCCTATGAGAAGTATGATATAATTGGGAATGAGTTTACGCTTCATTTAAATGATGAATTCTATCTTCCTGTTTCGCTGACAGCAAATCGCTATCTTGCATATAATGAAGAAAAGAAAAAATACACAGAAGCAGAAGCAAAAGCATTAGCAGAAATAAAATTAAAAAGATTTATAAAGAAATTAGAAGAAAATAATGTTATAATACTGGAAAATAATGTTGAAATAGCCGTCAAAGGGAATGTCTGTACAGCAAATGGCAAACTTGTGGTATTAGAATCTGTGAAAGATTTTAAAGCTATTGATGACAGTGAGTGGAGGATTATTGATACGGATGAGTCTGATAGAAACGATAATTGA
- the yqfC gene encoding sporulation protein YqfC produces the protein MQHKFKSKHDKNKESLNKELYSHINKSKKKEEAERRTFLEEVSERLKLPADILAGAPIVTAMGRNEVCIENYKGILEYNDKLIKILSKVGTIRIEGKNLNISYFTNDEMRITGLVSAITYITQKDS, from the coding sequence ATGCAGCATAAATTCAAATCAAAGCATGATAAAAACAAAGAGAGCTTAAATAAAGAGCTTTACAGCCATATAAATAAAAGTAAGAAGAAAGAAGAGGCAGAAAGGAGAACCTTCCTGGAGGAGGTTTCTGAACGGTTGAAACTACCAGCCGATATCCTCGCAGGTGCCCCTATCGTAACTGCCATGGGAAGAAATGAGGTATGCATCGAGAATTATAAGGGGATTCTTGAATACAATGACAAATTGATCAAGATTCTGTCCAAAGTGGGTACCATTCGTATAGAAGGTAAGAATTTAAATATTTCATATTTTACAAATGACGAAATGCGTATAACCGGTCTGGTATCCGCCATAACATATATAACACAGAAAGACTCTTAG
- the alaS gene encoding alanine--tRNA ligase — protein MFLDFFESKGHLKMDSFSLVPQNDKSLLLINSGMAPLKPYFTGQELPPRNRVTTCQKCIRTGDIENVGKTARHGTFFEMLGNFSFGDYFKTEAIHWSWEFLTEVVGIDPDRLYPSVYEEDDEAFEIWNKEIGIAPEKIFRFGKKDNFWEHGAGPCGPCSEIYYDRGEKYGCHSEDCTVGCDCDRYIEVWNNVFTQFESDGNGKYTELVQKNIDTGMGLERLATVTQDVDSIFDVDTIKALRDKVCEVAGVTYKKDPKTDISIRLITDHIRSVTFMISDGIIPSNEGRGYVLRRLLRRAARHGRLLGIKDRFLATLSTTVITESKDGYPELEEKKDYILKLLTIEEDNFNKTIDQGLKLLSDLEEGLVKDKKNILSGEDAFKLYDTYGFPLDLTKEILEEKGFAIDEDGFTAAMNVQRETARSARAVTNYMGADETVYLQLDPGLTSTFVGYEKDEADSKINALTTETEVVTELVAGQRGTIFTAETPFYATSGGQAADAGLITTADAEFEVEDTIKLQGGKLGHVGVVTKGMFKTDETVHLAISKEKRGDTRKNHSATHLLQKALRLVLGSHVEQAGSFVNEERLRFDFTHFSALTKEEISKVEALVNEQIQTALPVNTNVMTIEEAKKTGAMALFGEKYGDSVRVVTMGEFSKELCGGTHVANTSSILIFKIISETGVAAGVRRIEALTGKGVFRFYEELESELMKASRTAKTEPAQLSAKIESLQEEMKALQSENEKLKNKLAKDALGDVMSQVKEVSGVKLLAARAEGVDVNNLRNLGDQLKDKLGEGVIVLASPVEDKVNLIVMATDTAIAKGAHAGNLIKELAVLVGGGGGGRPNLAQAGGKNPAGIDALIEAAPKVLEKQIH, from the coding sequence ATGTTTCTGGATTTTTTTGAAAGCAAAGGTCATCTTAAAATGGACAGCTTTTCTTTGGTTCCCCAGAATGACAAAAGTTTATTATTAATCAATTCAGGTATGGCACCTTTAAAACCATATTTTACAGGTCAGGAGTTACCGCCAAGAAATCGTGTAACCACCTGCCAGAAATGTATTCGTACCGGTGATATAGAGAACGTTGGTAAAACTGCAAGACATGGTACGTTTTTTGAAATGTTAGGAAACTTCTCTTTTGGTGATTATTTTAAAACAGAAGCCATTCATTGGTCCTGGGAGTTCTTAACAGAGGTGGTTGGTATAGATCCTGACCGATTATATCCTTCTGTATATGAAGAAGATGATGAAGCTTTTGAAATCTGGAACAAAGAAATCGGTATTGCACCGGAGAAAATATTCCGCTTTGGTAAGAAAGATAATTTCTGGGAGCATGGTGCTGGCCCTTGTGGTCCCTGTTCTGAGATTTATTATGACCGTGGTGAGAAATATGGATGCCACAGTGAAGACTGTACGGTAGGCTGTGATTGTGACCGTTATATTGAAGTATGGAATAATGTATTTACCCAGTTTGAGAGTGATGGCAATGGTAAGTATACAGAGCTGGTACAGAAAAATATAGATACTGGTATGGGGCTTGAAAGACTTGCAACAGTAACACAGGATGTGGATTCCATATTTGATGTAGATACGATCAAAGCCCTTCGCGATAAAGTATGTGAAGTAGCAGGCGTTACTTATAAGAAAGATCCTAAGACAGATATATCTATACGTCTGATTACTGATCATATTCGTTCCGTGACTTTTATGATTTCTGATGGTATTATACCCTCCAATGAAGGCAGAGGTTACGTTCTTCGCAGACTTTTAAGACGTGCAGCCCGCCATGGAAGGCTTCTTGGAATCAAGGACCGATTCCTTGCAACCTTAAGCACTACTGTAATTACTGAATCCAAGGATGGTTATCCAGAGCTGGAGGAGAAAAAAGACTATATCTTAAAGCTTCTTACCATTGAAGAAGATAATTTTAATAAAACCATTGACCAGGGACTTAAACTTCTTTCTGATCTGGAAGAAGGCCTTGTAAAGGATAAGAAGAATATCCTTTCCGGAGAGGACGCTTTCAAACTCTATGATACTTATGGATTTCCTCTTGACTTGACAAAGGAAATTCTTGAAGAAAAGGGATTTGCTATAGATGAAGATGGTTTTACAGCAGCTATGAATGTACAGAGAGAGACTGCTAGAAGTGCCCGTGCTGTTACGAATTACATGGGAGCGGATGAGACCGTTTATTTACAGCTGGATCCCGGACTTACTTCAACTTTTGTGGGATATGAGAAAGATGAAGCAGATTCAAAAATTAATGCTCTTACAACGGAAACTGAGGTTGTTACGGAGCTGGTGGCAGGTCAGAGAGGTACAATTTTTACAGCAGAAACTCCTTTTTACGCAACCAGTGGCGGTCAGGCAGCAGATGCCGGGCTTATTACAACTGCCGATGCTGAGTTTGAAGTAGAAGATACCATTAAACTTCAAGGCGGTAAATTAGGTCATGTGGGCGTTGTGACAAAAGGTATGTTCAAAACGGATGAAACTGTTCATCTTGCTATCAGCAAGGAGAAACGAGGTGATACCAGAAAGAACCATAGTGCTACCCACTTGCTTCAGAAGGCACTTCGTCTTGTACTTGGCTCCCACGTTGAACAGGCTGGCTCCTTTGTAAATGAAGAGAGACTTCGCTTTGACTTTACGCATTTTTCTGCTCTTACAAAAGAAGAAATTAGTAAGGTAGAAGCTCTTGTAAATGAACAGATACAAACAGCATTGCCTGTAAATACCAATGTTATGACCATAGAAGAAGCTAAGAAGACCGGAGCCATGGCGCTGTTTGGTGAAAAATACGGAGACAGTGTAAGAGTTGTGACCATGGGTGAGTTCAGCAAAGAGCTTTGTGGTGGTACCCATGTTGCCAATACCAGCTCTATTCTGATCTTTAAGATTATTTCAGAAACAGGAGTAGCTGCCGGTGTAAGACGTATTGAAGCTCTTACCGGTAAAGGTGTATTTCGTTTCTATGAAGAGCTTGAGAGTGAGCTTATGAAAGCTTCCAGGACGGCTAAGACAGAGCCTGCACAGCTTTCAGCCAAGATTGAAAGTCTTCAGGAGGAAATGAAGGCACTGCAGTCTGAAAATGAGAAATTAAAAAACAAACTTGCCAAAGATGCACTGGGAGATGTTATGAGTCAGGTGAAAGAAGTAAGCGGTGTGAAACTTCTTGCTGCCAGAGCAGAGGGTGTTGATGTTAACAACCTCAGAAATCTTGGTGATCAGCTGAAGGATAAATTGGGTGAAGGCGTGATTGTTCTGGCTTCCCCTGTGGAGGATAAAGTAAACCTTATTGTTATGGCTACCGATACAGCTATCGCAAAAGGAGCTCATGCGGGTAATCTTATCAAAGAGCTTGCTGTACTTGTAGGCGGAGGCGGTGGCGGTCGTCCAAATCTTGCACAGGCAGGGGGAAAGAATCCTGCAGGTATTGACGCATTGATTGAAGCAGCGCCTAAGGTGCTTGAAAAACAGATACACTAA
- a CDS encoding PhoH family protein — protein sequence MSLIETIIDVPLEHEKNVFGQFDAYVKMIERTLGVTIIVRDSEIKLIGENDNVAKAKSVFMNLLELSKRGNVITEQNVSYALSLSQDNKEAAIVEIDQDLICHTISGKPIKPKTLGQKAYVDLIRKKMITFGVGPAGTGKTYLAMAMAVTAFKNDDVSKIILTRPAIEAGEKLGFLPGDLQSKVDPYLRPLYDALYQIMGAEGYLKNTEKGLIEVAPLAYMRGRTLENAFIILDEAQNTTPAQMKMFLTRIGFGSKVVITGDLSQKDLPSGTQSGLDVALKVLNKIEDIGFAYLTGQDVVRHPLVQKIVMAYDSYESKISKTELKSDKYAKRGPKGTIARNSEKPYRRKRQN from the coding sequence ATGAGTCTGATAGAAACGATAATTGATGTGCCTCTGGAGCATGAAAAAAATGTATTCGGCCAGTTCGATGCTTATGTAAAGATGATTGAAAGAACACTAGGTGTAACTATTATAGTCCGTGACAGTGAGATTAAACTAATCGGAGAAAATGATAATGTAGCCAAAGCAAAAAGTGTATTTATGAATCTGCTGGAATTATCCAAAAGAGGAAATGTTATAACAGAGCAAAATGTCAGTTATGCGCTGTCCCTTAGTCAGGATAATAAAGAAGCAGCTATAGTAGAGATTGATCAGGATCTTATTTGCCATACCATATCCGGGAAACCGATAAAGCCTAAAACCCTGGGACAGAAGGCATATGTTGACCTGATCCGAAAAAAGATGATCACTTTCGGCGTTGGCCCTGCTGGTACCGGTAAGACCTATCTTGCCATGGCTATGGCAGTAACTGCATTTAAGAATGATGACGTCAGTAAAATCATTCTTACCAGACCAGCCATTGAAGCAGGAGAGAAATTAGGCTTTCTTCCCGGAGATTTGCAGAGCAAGGTGGATCCTTACCTGAGGCCTCTTTATGATGCGCTGTATCAAATTATGGGAGCAGAAGGATATTTAAAAAATACAGAAAAAGGATTAATAGAAGTTGCTCCTCTGGCATACATGAGAGGACGTACCTTAGAGAATGCCTTTATTATTCTGGATGAAGCTCAGAATACAACACCGGCGCAGATGAAGATGTTCTTGACCCGTATAGGCTTTGGTTCGAAAGTCGTGATAACCGGTGACTTATCCCAGAAGGATTTGCCGAGTGGAACCCAGTCTGGATTAGATGTAGCTCTAAAGGTGTTAAATAAGATCGAGGATATTGGTTTTGCTTATTTAACCGGCCAGGACGTTGTAAGGCATCCTCTTGTGCAGAAAATTGTTATGGCTTATGACAGCTATGAAAGTAAAATAAGCAAAACTGAGCTGAAAAGTGATAAATATGCAAAGAGAGGCCCGAAAGGGACCATAGCCAGAAATTCTGAAAAGCCATACCGAAGAAAAAGACAGAACTAG